A genomic region of Pelodiscus sinensis isolate JC-2024 chromosome 1, ASM4963464v1, whole genome shotgun sequence contains the following coding sequences:
- the LOC112543682 gene encoding C-reactive protein-like, with product MAAVLPAMIPEAIISALDLFGKAFIFPEETDTSYVVLSLDHPLNLEAFTLCMKVASELSSNREVILFAYRTKDYDELNVWQEFNGTFSLYLSSPGVHFTVPGLNTFGSHICVTWDSKSGHTALWVNGKRSVRKFLRPGHRISPQGTIILGQDPDSFLGSFEKVQSFVGEISNLYMWDHVLSPCIIQRVFLDHSFPKANIFDWQSLSYECTGNVIVE from the coding sequence CTATAATTTCTGCTCTAGATCTCTTTGGCAAAGCCTTTATTTTCCCAGAGGAAACAGATACTAGCTATGTTGTCCTGTCTCTGGATCATCCCTTGAATCTTGAAGCATTTACACTTTGCATGAAGGTGGCCTCAGAGTTATCATCCAATCGGGAAGTCATTCTTTTTGCCTACCGCACCAAGGACTACGATGAACTCAATGTGTGGCAAGAGTTTAATGGTACCTTCAGTTTGTACCTGAGCAGTCCAGGGGTGCACTTCACTGTCCCAGGACTCAACACCTTTGGGAGCCATATCTGTGTGACATGGGACTCCAAATCCGGTCACACGGCCCTTTGGGTAAATGGTAAAAGGAGTGTAAGAAAATTCTTGAGGCCAGGACACAGGATCTCACCACAGGGCACTATTATACTGGGACAAGATCCAGATTCTTTCTTAGGCAGTTTTGAGAAGGTCCAAAGCTTTGTGGGAGAAATCAGCAACCTTTATATGTGGGACCATGTGTTATCACCCTGCATTATCCAGCGTGTGTTCCTTGACCACTCGTTTCCCAAGGCAAATATTTTTGACTGGCAATCGTTATCATATGAATGTACAGGAAATGTGATTGTGGAGTGA
- the APOLD1 gene encoding apolipoprotein L domain-containing protein 1 — MERNALTFPPTLDPTRHFQMLLLNQRSRLHDQIRNLREIARNINKLRRRSLIANITGSSLSAVGAITAIVGLSLSPATLGASLLASAVGLGVASAGGAVSVTSDLSLVLFNSRELRRVQEITVNCQNQIREILSCLEFLHRGQGPMDPMLLQSEKNASISLYNSLCFMVFYGSRNFLVPEYTREVTKVSQAVLKAKIQKLAENLESCTRAMDEVCELLESRAELSSNTTNSNSGSKIIVKPQRSSS, encoded by the coding sequence ATGGAGAGAAACGCACTAACCTTTCCTCCAACACTCGACCCTACTCGCCACTTCCAAATGTTGCTGCTGAATCAGAGAAGTAGACTGCATGACCAGATCAGGAATCTTCGTGAGATTGCACGTAACATCAACAAGCTACGCAGACGATCGCTGATTGCAAATATCACTGGGAGCTCTCTAAGTGCAGTGGGAGCAATCACAGCCATTGTGGGACTCTCCTTGAGCCCTGCCACTTTAGGGGCATCTCTCTTAGcttctgctgtggggctgggtgtaGCCTCTGCcggaggggctgtcagtgtcaCTTCCGATCTCTCCTTAGTGCTCTTTAACTCCAGGGAACTGAGAAGGGTGCAGGAGATCACCGTGAACTGTCAGAACCAGATAAGGGAAATCCTGAGTTGTCTGGAATTCCTCCACCGTGGACAGGGCCCAATGGACCCCATGTTGCTCcaatcagaaaaaaatgcttcCATCTCACTGTACAATTCCCTCTGCTTCATGGTATTCTATGGTTCACGCAACTTCCTTGTGCCGGAGTACACAAGGGAGGTCACAAAGGTGAGTCAAGCTGTGCTGAAGGCAAAAATCCAGAAGCTGGCTGAAAACCTTGAATCCTGTACCAGAGCAATGGATGAAGTCTGTGAACTCTTGGAGTCCAGAGCAGAACTGTCTTCCAACACAACAAACTCCAACTCAGGTTCTAAGATCATTGTCAAGCCCCAGAGATCCTCCAGCTGA